In Trichomycterus rosablanca isolate fTriRos1 chromosome 4, fTriRos1.hap1, whole genome shotgun sequence, one DNA window encodes the following:
- the zgc:162171 gene encoding ras-related protein Rab-38 isoform X1, whose product MQSERLLKVLVVGDLGVGKTAIIRRYVHQVFSRHYRATIGVDFALKVLHWDPLTVIRLQLWDIAGQERYGNMTRVYYREAVGALVVFDMTRVSTFQAVLKWKGDLDAKVALSNGYPVPAVLLANKCDQQRDGMCAKLPKLETFSKEHGFVGLYMTSAKDSTNIDKAIMCLVKHIMASNVENSPVDPDPNLVILPASDYNLHKQNHSSCSACSRIYKPSKDSGFF is encoded by the exons ATGCAGAGCGAACGCTTGTTAAAGGTGTTGGTGGTGGGAGATTTGGGGGTAGGAAAGACCGCTATAATTCGGCGCTATGTGCACCAGGTTTTCTCTCGGCATTACCGCGCTACTATAGGAGTGGACTTCGCTCTCAAAGTGCTGCACTGGGACCCACTCACTGTCATCCGCCTTCAGCTGTGGGACATCGCTG GACAGGAGCGCTATGGGAACATGACCCGCGTCTACTACCGTGAAGCAGTAGGGGCTctggttgtttttgacatgaCCCGAGTTTCTACTTTCCAAGCTGTGCTCAAATGGAAGGGAGATCTGGATGCTAAAGTGGCTCTCAGTAATGGTTACCCGGTACCAGCTGTTTTGCTGGCAAACAAGTGTGACCAGCAGAGAGACGGCATGTGTGCCAAACTGCCCAAGCTGGAGACTTTTTCAAAAGAGCATGGCTTTGTGGGATTGTACATGACATCAGCGAAG GACAGCACAAACATTGATAAAGCCATCATGTGTCTGGTTAAGCACATCATGGCCAGCAATGTGGAAAACAGCCCTGTGGACCCCGACCCCAATCTAGTGATTCTTCCTGCGAGTGACTACAACCTACACAAACAGAATCATTCCAGCTGTTCAGCCTGTTCCAGAATATACAAGCCTTCCAAAGATTCCGGATTCTTCTAG
- the zgc:162171 gene encoding ras-related protein Rab-38 isoform X2 has protein sequence MPDSPLMHYTFSIGDSSGLLAGQERYGNMTRVYYREAVGALVVFDMTRVSTFQAVLKWKGDLDAKVALSNGYPVPAVLLANKCDQQRDGMCAKLPKLETFSKEHGFVGLYMTSAKDSTNIDKAIMCLVKHIMASNVENSPVDPDPNLVILPASDYNLHKQNHSSCSACSRIYKPSKDSGFF, from the exons ATGCCTGATTCTCCTTTGATGCactatacattttcaataggagacagctCTGGACTGCtggcag GACAGGAGCGCTATGGGAACATGACCCGCGTCTACTACCGTGAAGCAGTAGGGGCTctggttgtttttgacatgaCCCGAGTTTCTACTTTCCAAGCTGTGCTCAAATGGAAGGGAGATCTGGATGCTAAAGTGGCTCTCAGTAATGGTTACCCGGTACCAGCTGTTTTGCTGGCAAACAAGTGTGACCAGCAGAGAGACGGCATGTGTGCCAAACTGCCCAAGCTGGAGACTTTTTCAAAAGAGCATGGCTTTGTGGGATTGTACATGACATCAGCGAAG GACAGCACAAACATTGATAAAGCCATCATGTGTCTGGTTAAGCACATCATGGCCAGCAATGTGGAAAACAGCCCTGTGGACCCCGACCCCAATCTAGTGATTCTTCCTGCGAGTGACTACAACCTACACAAACAGAATCATTCCAGCTGTTCAGCCTGTTCCAGAATATACAAGCCTTCCAAAGATTCCGGATTCTTCTAG